One window of the Yamadazyma tenuis chromosome 6, complete sequence genome contains the following:
- the RGR1 gene encoding mediator complex subunit (BUSCO:EOG09260NAN; EggNog:ENOG503NWTA; COG:K) has product MSGRHTPGDNEATSEFSYTDSDVLNRPKDDETDSFYSSQYSTIPPPRKVKTPGDLTEGRDSYLSSMSEYSAHDLSQVARSVSVKVVNRPIEPTVNRSASIKKLETQQETTGRLSPDMSYDTTIEGSIPPRSTRRPKSQVVDESSLQAEIANYKTNFPARVQSMQTPASARVATSTASGSGRGHKTSLSISDELDKLMERANSIKSKSYTFENLEPGDDSSVESKYSKLEPPLAGYSKSANKRSSSESFKTASLNSGSEHSGPSETALRLPKRTEVPPRPSTENLARARQVSSKVEQAAVEKRLSQMSGSSRERIHQTLPQPPVTSDDESHYSDDMLTGTGSPGITRSSVGSLGSRGLGITIPGRSMSSLAPAEVVVPDKDSAESLTVGDKPVNEPSVPATSESTAVVPADYSPKGFDQPPPPPPKDLSSKSKSEHSKSDFDKSEHSKPENPEYSKSDYSQLYDGSPDLVKPRQVFDDEQNSSNYEDSEREPSVPAAAAVAAGAVGVAASVGTTTVVRSMYPTQEYTENDDEVVRPNLTPRTDAVPADPGAIDDPATTGQFKTPEGPLLHDTTIAVPPAPAPHHPNQSHDKALDDQFYDVDEPVVVEKPARGEEFNQLNLPVKEKQLIEKIVDQLSRLTSDMVLDEHRQLSMVDHTIPQSHFQDSPPVPDLSTTLGTLKEAPQFTSPQFTSPTVSDASFESISQVPTPIINNGSFGALSPVDSGLEYPKTRRTTSTKPQKPPRIVSEYKPIDRADFVPQPHRVSSVPGPSEKTLGHSLRTLSEESRQEEDVERFWKHQMFFSAKFDAWFKFVKIIGSGSFSLVVLVHDVDDDRRQAAIKIISIPMNNKAQIKNFKYFLRRELSILHQLHHKNVIRLLDYNISLDLDLRGWDEGPGDESDQDHQDMARELSNSSSIKDLASLQQNNHQLLFLNYCPGGNLYEFSVRTFKTWNQDVRYWRAVVQIVRELVVAVDYIHTNNIVHRDIKLENVLLNYTLDELMEEPHLEGITCLTDFGLAKKLSSSSQMLSTRCGSQDYVAPEILMGLKYNGVLTDSWAVGVVIYCLVENRLPFDLPSYDDMAQTGISPSVIKRRMAKNSPAHRIAMIDWDWYTASDLVANASDEMSSLIRGLQSAVDVLLVRKERRKSVSEMLVSPGGGTANGGYNHLPAANGQHSDGADDMDSSTVVVGAELPHVTSNIIPLSSVLKFYCHEAYKQLNTMVENLSITRNKETDVTRKKKLLTLIVGLRQDFIKIYALVKWASKAQDVGKLIDLLNWFRTQEFYFEQLALGLNELNGFSGAKLPNSDLTTSMEVLIKGRPQLPSYNLIKNPPISSQKILKVLQDLNLALTARIALNDNIPSELLVNHQVKDGRIVFKLDKKYEACVTVANDLIIESDEEYSRSPYFLIDFHFAFGIDDDNVLKSNLPTPLPQSFWTKLEKQGNSVLLSSNLQGLYRFLNNFTKKFKFNLIYQQQLKSLNDLKWKNLKYKYADNKILINYWNNPSNTIEITLNEDFEIEFKWFKNNEIMTNLQDISINNDEFNIEYLLNLILNKHCGILASSISRTNPTFFKLINPYQVLIKLTNSKPSILSIDSLTGNFYFTEPNAAQAHITKRINSFNYNGSESSLIQYIHNKLIELKLDTISSEIKNKLITIEWISNHIINLKENELRKLDKDLVGTAFNIQYFKCKNWPSSWFLISVVDERDFNIDWFVSRIKSIKGEWKLEWVTNLGLIDSQLNFEFFNNLSVVCSNKIIDNMLTQELTIKNVKFIELAANHSLLTQFHMESNSGKRNYELMILIYNGGEYLPVKNSSNSLILKIELVNNKESKLIKVRLMSKLKLDSSKFNNLNLDNIKILERGGQQFIEIFQEINLGNNELNLDVNILEGVFGSLNKLNYLITLMNEVIENNVEVLEFNQCIKIKINEVFKQVYIEVPEKGMRNYHYRYDENEANDIKLIINYINKSISYDKPYSLLSVINYFNQIMPLIQGIRKLRTHVDTKAASHKLSNGLCKLNFDLKFVNLNNLQLLFGLNYYNPNNTKKVQRDKIILTMRFKLNKFRVGNQLEMNLSLLDNINIKNLKYKKLFEMIFKSLNKYEDAVNLNYDFIVGMPVVSEFLMDVGNCFLEYVEGE; this is encoded by the exons CGCTTACTGCCAGATATGCTGTATGATACTACAATCGAAGGATCCATTCCACCACGGTCAACTCGTAGGCCCAAGAGTCAGGTGGTGGATGAATCGAGTTTACAAGCAGAAATCGCCAATTACAAGACCAATTTTCCTGCCAGAGTCCAGTCGATGCAGACCCCCGCATCAGCCCGTGTGGCGACTAGTACTGCTAGTGGATCAGGTCGTGGCCACAAGACGTCGTTGAGTATTAGTGATGagttggacaagttgatggagaGAGCCAACTCGATCAAGCTGAAGTCGTACAcgtttgaaaacttggaaCCGGGGGACGATCTGTCGGTGGAACTGAAGTACTCCAAGCTTGAGCCACCGTTAGCGGGATACTCCAAAAGTGCAAATAAACGAAGTCTGAGCGAGAGTTTCAAGACTGCGAGTCTCAACAGTGGTAGTGAGCATAGTGGACCGAGTGAAACCGCATTGAGGTTGCCCAAGCGCACGGAAGTACCTCCTCGGCCCAGTACTGAGAACTTGGCTCGGGCTCGACAAGTTCTGAGTAAAGTGGAACAGGCGGCAGTCGAAAAGCGATTGCTGCAAATGAGTGGTTCATCAAGAGAGAGAATCCATCAAACTTTACCACAACCACCGGTGACGAGTGACGACGAGTCGCATTACTCCGACGACATGTTGACTGGGACGGGGCTGCCGGGAATAACCAGGAGTTCGGTGGGAAGTCTAGGATCTCGAGGTCTTGGAATTACAATTCCCGGTAGGTCAATGAGCTCTTTGGCACCCGCAGAGGTTGTAGTACCAGATAAGGACCTGGCCGAGTCTCTCACCGTAGGCGATAAGCCTGTTAACGAACCCCTGGTACCTGCTACGCTGGAGTCAACAGCAGTGGTTCCGGCAGACTATTCTCCCAAAGGCTTCGACcaacctccaccaccaccacccaaGGACCTCAGCAGCAAGTCCAAGAGCGAGCACTCCAAGTCTGACTTTGATAAATCCGAGCACTCCAAGCCTGAAAACCCCGAGTACTCCAAGAGTGACTATTCGCAGTTGTACGATGGTTCTCCTGACCTAGTCAAGCCTAGACAAGTATTTGACGATGAGCAAAACTCGTCCAACTACGAAGATTCTGAGAGAGAACCGCTGGTTCCAGCAGCGGCAGCAGTGGCTGCGGGTGCTGTTGGGGTGGCTGCCAGTGTTGGTACCACCACCGTCGTTCGGTCTATGTACCCGACGCAAGAGTATACAGAAAACGACGACGAGGTGGTGCGGCCCAACCTCACACCGCGGACGGACGCCGTACCTGCCGATCCTGGTGCTATCGACGACCCAGCCACCACCGGCCAGTTCAAGACCCCCGAAGGGCCATTGCTCCACGATACTACCATCGCTGTACCgccagcaccagcaccacaCCACCCCAACCAATCCCATGATAAGGCACTCGATGACCAATTCTATGATGTCGATGagccggtggtggtggagaaaCCTGCTCGTG GGGAAGAGTTCAACCAGCTCAACTTGCCGGTAAAAGAAAAACAACTCATCGAGAAGATTGTGGACCAGCTCTCGCGACTCACACTGGACATGGTACTAGACGAACACCG ACAGTTATCGATGGTCGATCACACA ATCCCCCAATCCCATTTCCAGGACTCTCCGCCGGTCCCCGACTTATCCACCACTTTGGGAACCCTCAAGGAGGCGCCTCAGTTCACGTCGCCCCAGTTCACGTCGCCCACCGTCAGCGATGCCAGCTTCGAAAGCATCTCCCAGGTCCCAACACCTATAATCAACAACGGGTCATTTGGTGCCCTCTCTCCTGTTGACAGCGGCCTCGAGTACCCCAAGACAAGGCGGACGACATCCACAAAGCCACAGAAACCCCCTCGAATTGTGTCGGAATATAAGCCCATCGACCGCGCCGATTTTGTTCCCCAGCCTCATCGGGTTAGCTCGGTGCCAGGTCCTTCAGAAAAAACATTGGGCCACAGCCTTCGGACGCTTCTGGAGGAGAGTCGACAAGAGGAAGATGTCGAGCGATTCTGGAAGCACCAGATGTTTTTTCTGGCCAAATTCGATGCCTGGTTTAAATTTGTCAAGATCATTGGGTCGGGCAGTTTCAGCCTTGTGGTGCTCGTGCACGACGTGGATGACGACCGCCGCCAGGCCGCCATAAAGATCATTTCTATTCCCATGAACAACAAGGCccagatcaagaacttcaagtatttcCTTCGTCGTGAGCTCTCCATTTTGcatcaactccaccatAAGAACGTGATCCGGCTCTTGGACTATAATATCAgcttggacttggacttgaggGGGTGGGACGAGGGGCCGGGCGACGAGAGTGACCAGGACCACCAGGATATGGCCCGTGAGTTGTCCAACAGCAGCCTGATAAAGGACCTAGCGTCGCTCCAGCAGAATAATCATCAGCTACTCTTTTTGAACTATTGTCCTGGAGGTAATCTCTACGAGTTTCTGGTGAGAACGTTCAAGACGTGGAATCAAGACGTGCGGTACTGGAGAGCAGTGGTACAGATTGTGCGGGAGCTCGTGGTGGCTGTTGACTACATTCATACCAACAACATTGTGCACCGGGACATCAAGCTTGAAAATGTGCTTCTCAATTACActcttgatgaactcaTGGAGGAACCGCACTTGGAGGGCATCACGTGCCTCACCGACTTTGGGTTGGCAAAGAAGCTCCTGAGCAGCAGTCAAATGCTCTCCACCCGGTGTGGATCGCAGGACTACGTGGCGCCAGAAATCCTCATGGGGTTAAAGTATAATGGAGTTTTAACCGATTCCTGGGCGGTGGGGGTAGTGATCTACTGCCTAGTAGAGAATCGACTCCCATTCGACCTCCCGTCGTACGACGACATGGCCCAGACGGGCATCTCGCCGCTGGTGATCAAGAGGCGCATGGCCAAGAACTCACCGGCCCATCGTATTGCCATGATAGACTGGGACTGGTATACGGCGTCGgatttggttgcaaatgcGAGTGATGAGATGAGCCTGTTGATTCGGGGCTTACAGCTGGCAGTCGACGTGTTGTTGGTGCGAAAGGAGCGCCGTAAGTCGGTGCTGGAGATGCTTGTCAGTCCCGG CGGAGGAACTGCCAACGGTGGATACAATCACTTGCCGGCAGCCAACGGCCAGCACAGCGACGGTGCAGATGATATGGACTCTTCCACTGTCGTGGTGGGAGCCGAACTACCTCATGTCACCAGTAATATCATCCCATTGCTGAGCGTGCTAAAGTTCTACTGCCACGAAGCATACAAGCAGTTGAACACCATGGTCGAGAATCTCTCCATCACCCGCAACAAGGAGACGGATGTGACTCGTaagaagaagctcttgACGTTGATCGTGGGGTTACGCCAGGATTTCATAAAAATTTATGCGTTGGTGAAATGGGCCAGTAAAGCTCAAGATGTGGGCAAACTCATCGATTTACTCAATTGGTTTCGGACCCAGGAGTTCTACTTCGAGCAGTTGGCGCTTGGGCTAAATGAGCTCAACGGGTTCAGTGGGGCAAAGTTGCCCAATAGCGACTTGACCACCAGCATGGAGGTGTTGATAAAGGGTAGACCCCAATTACCCTCGTACAATTTGATTAAAAACCCGCCCATATCCTCGCAGAAGATTCTCAAGGTTCTCCAGGACTTGAACTTAGCGTTGACTGCTAGAATTGCCTTGAATGACAACATTCCCTCGgaattgttggtgaaccACCAGGTGAAAGATGGCCGAATAGTGTTCAAATTGGACAAGAAGTACGAAGCGTGCGTGACTGTCGCCAACGACTTAATCATTGAGCTGGACGAAGAGTATTCGAGGTCTCCGTACTTCTTGATAGACTTTCACTTTGCATTTGGAATCGATGACGATAATGTGTTGAAGTCGAACTTACCCACACCGCTTCCGCAGTCATTCTGGACCAAGCTCGAGAAACAAGGCAATTCGGTGCTTTTGAGCTCCAACCTCCAAGGGCTATACCGGTTTTTGAATaacttcaccaagaagtttaaGTTTAACTTGATATACCAACAACAGTTGAAGAGCTTAAACGATTTGAAGTGGAAGAACCTCAAGTACAAATACGCCGACAACAAGATTCTCATAAACTACTGGAACAACCCATCAAACACCAttgaaatcaccttgaACGAAGATTTTGAGATTGAGTTCAAGTGGTTCAAAAATAACGAAATCATGACTAACTTGCAGGACATTTCCATCAATAACGATGAGTTCAACATCgagtacttgttgaaccTTATCTTGAACAAACACTGTGGCATTTTGGCCAGCAGTATCTCCAGGACCAACCCAACTTTTTTCAAGCTTATAAACCCGTATCAGGTGCTTATTAAACTTACCAACTCCAAACCATCGATACTTTCGATCGATTCACTCACGGGTAACTTCTACTTCACGGAGCCCAACGCTGCACAAGCTCatatcaccaaaagaatcaactctttcaattACAATGGTCTGGAGCTGCTGCTCATCCAATACATACACAATAAGTTGattgagttgaagttggatacTATTTCCTCCgaaatcaagaacaaaTTGATCACCATCGAGTGGATTTCCAACCACATAATCAACCTTAAGGAGAATGAGTTAAGAAAACTCGATAAAGACTTGGTGGGAACTGCCTTTAATATCCAATATTTCAAGTGCAAGAATTGGCCATCTTCTTGGTTTTTGATCAGCGTGGTCGACGAACGAGACTTTAACATCGACTGGTTTGTGAGTCGGATCAAGTCCATTAAAGGTGAGTGGAAACTTGAGTGGGTGACGAATTTGGGCTTAATAGACTCTCAATTGaactttgaattctttAATAATTTATCAGTGGTTTGTTCCAACAAGATTATCGACAATATGTTGACACAAGAATTGACCATTAAGAATGTCAAATTCATTGAGCTTGCCGCAAATCACAGCTTGCTTACCCAATTCCACATGGAGTCGAACAGCGGCAAACGGAACTAcgagttgatgattctaATCTACAATGGCGGCGAGTACTTGCCAGTGAAAAACTCCAGTAACAgtttgatcttgaaaatcgagttggtcaacaacaaggagTCCAAGCTTATCAAAGTGCGCTTgatgtccaagttgaagttggattcgagcaagttcaacaacctcaatCTCGATaacatcaagatcttggaacGAGGGGGACAACAGTTTATTGAGATTTTCCAGGAGATAAATTTGGGTAACAACGAACTCAATTTGGATGTCAACATCCTCGAGGGTGTGTTTGGATctctcaacaagttgaactaTTTGATTACCTTGATGAACGAAGTGATTGAAAATAACGTCGAGGTGCTTGAGTTCAACCAGTGCATCAAGATTAAGATCAATGAAGTGTTCAAGCAGGTGTACATCGAGGTTCCCGAAAAGGGGATGCGGAACTACCACTACAGATACGATGAGAATGAGGCCAACGATATCAAGCTAATCATCAACTATATAAATAAGTCGATTTCTTACGACAAGCCCTACTCGCTTTTGAGTGTGATCAActacttcaaccaaatcatGCCACTAATTCAAGGGATTCGGAAGCTTCGAACGCATGTTGATACAAAAGCTGCTTCTCATAAGCTCAGTAATGGGCTCTGCAAGTTGAATTTTGATTTAAAGTTCGTCAACCTCAACAATCTCCAATTACTTTTCGGGCTTAATTACTACAACCCAAACAATACAAAGAAGGTTCAAAGGGATAAAATCATTCTTACAATGAGGTTTAAACTCAATAAGTTCCGGGTGGGAAaccagttggagatgaACTTAAGTTTGCTTGACAATatcaacatcaagaacttgaagtacaagaagctctttgagatgatcttcaagctgttgaacaagtatgAAGATGCGGTAAACTTGAACTATGATTTTATAGTGGGGATGCCAGTGGTTTCggagttcttgatggaTGTGGGAAACTGTTTTCTTGAGTATGTGGAGGGAGAGTAG
- the SUT1 gene encoding general substrate transporter (EggNog:ENOG503P4UJ; COG:K) — protein sequence MSSNDLLSYSIMQGGNKVGPISPVRLPVPSALPSSTKIVLPPIDSLKRLTEHNLNTLNTSYGGYTYSKGEVSPRSTRDSLSPPNSVKLQSPAAETRNVAGAADVSAGAAAIAALVAAAANASATVMPSPTTTVKVTTPTLSKSSVTSIPITPAASPIPIEESHKRRQRLGPSCDSCRTRKVKCNAEISILAPHYAAYDLTEFNLSPAQIESLHSDHSVVLPASDPSDAPWMLTVSHTKLIKFRACKSCACKDLECKFSKGFTKEDILVNKKSLKTRSDKQKVGKPVIDSSRKSSCFNCRKRKIKCSMNDHSEKCESCSKRNSSCSFI from the coding sequence ATGTCATCAAATGATTTGTTATCCTATTCCATAATGCAAGGAGGTAATAAGGTCGGGCCCATATCACCTGTCCGGCTTCCAGTACCCTCGGCACTTCCTAGTTCCACCAAAATTGTTTTACCTCCCATCGACTCGTTGAAACGGTTAACTGAACACAACTTGAATACTCTCAATACCAGTTATGGAGGCTACACTTACAGTAAGGGTGAAGTATCGCCCAGGCTGACCCGGGACCTGTTATCCCCTCCCAACTCGGTTAAGTTGCAAAGTCCCGCGGCCGAAACAAGAAATGTCGCTGGTGCTGCGGATGTCAGTGCGGGTGCGGCCGCGATTGCTGCTCTTGTAGCAGCGGCTGCCAATGCTAGTGCGACTGTCATGCCTtcccccaccaccaccgtcaAGGTAACCACCCCCACTTTACTGAAGTCTTCAGTCACTTCTATTCCTATAACCCCCGCTGCGTCGCCTATTCCTATCGAAGAACTGCACAAGCGCCGGCAACGCCTTGGGCCATCGTGTGACTCGTGCAGGACTCGCAAGGTCAAGTGCAACGCCGAGATCTCCATTTTAGCACCTCACTATGCGGCATATGATTTGACCGAATTCAATTTGTCGCCTGCCCAAATTGAGTCGTTGCACTCCGATCATCTGGTAGTCCTCCCCGCTTCTGACCCTTCGGATGCTCCATGGATGCTTACGGTTTCGCACACTAAACTTATCAAGTTTCGGGCTTGTAAGTCCTGCGCTTGCAAAGATCTTGAGTGCAAGTTCTCAAAAGggttcaccaaagaagatattCTTGTCAACAAAAAGAGTCTTAAGACTCGTTCGGATAAACAAAAGGTCGGCAAGCCCGTCATCGACAGCAGTCGTAAAAGTAGCTGTTTCAACTGCCGCAAACGCAAAATTAAGTGTTCGATGAATGATCACAGTGAAAAATGTGAAAGCTGCTCCAAGCGTAACAGCAGTTGCAGCTTCATCTAA
- a CDS encoding uncharacterized protein (EggNog:ENOG503PXTV): MQVMSSDDPLNTPIKKIKSLSIHSPDIKQIMVDKGYSNSISDKVLSEMNLRLDSIASLPSSPVRDDSAPISAPFDFNAVHNNHFNQMESIMSHYSIKRNPSELALHKKKRRTLTGIEESPVLASVPNAANRASPTRISPSKKSFNLNGMLSRKISVPKSRTPSPAKEFKRPVSFQRIAEVPSLQKNGSIPSLAPTLHKKKETIDSYT, encoded by the exons ATGCAAGTCATGAGCTCAGATGACCCTCTCAACACgcccatcaagaagatcaagtcgCTCTCCATCCACTCGCCAGACATCAAACAAATCATGGTTGACAAAGGGTATTCCAATTCTATCAGCGACAAGGTGCTTTCGGAGATGAACCTCCGCCTCGACAGTATCGCCAGCCTTCCTTCCAGCCCCGTGCGGGACGATCTGGCCCCTATCTCGGCGCCGTTTGACTTCAATGCCGTCCACAACAACCATTTCAACCAGATGGAATCCATCATGAGCCACTACTCCATCAAGAGAAACCCCAGCGAGTTGGCGctccacaagaagaaacGGCGGACGCTCACAGGGATTGAGGAGAGCCCCGTGTTGGCGCTGGTACCGAATGCCGCTAATAGAGCCAGTCCAACGAGGATTTCTCCGTCCAAGAAGTCGTTTAATTTGAACGGGATGCTATCACGAAAGATCTCGGTACCCAAGTCCCGTACCCCATCGCCTGCCAAGGAGTTCAAGAGACCGGTGCTGTTCCAGCGGATTGCAGAGGTGCCGTCGCTCCAGAAAAACGGGTCCATTCCACTGTTAGCCCCTACGCTCCACAAGAAGA aagaaaccatcGATTCCTACACTTAA
- a CDS encoding D-hexose-6-phosphate epimerase (EggNog:ENOG503NX4X; COG:G) has product MTVEEHEDKVIVSLDSDPSTSVTILKYGATVVSWKLRGKEQLWVSSAAKLDGSKPVRGGIPLVFPNFGKTKDESHATAALPQHGFARNSTWEFLGQTTQSPLTVQFALSPDEANSDIYKLWGDGTNDFTLIYSIGLSDTLHTQIEVENTGKQAFDFHWLFHTYFKVEDIEDIIVNNLTEEKCYDQLLQSWYTEKAPMVNFNEEFDRIYKDIPEEKVLQIIDKGYVLQNLRRSGLPDAVVWNPWIKKSEGMADFEPKSGYLNMLCVECGNVTDFVKLEPGKAWTGSQTFQVGGEILVQSNIFA; this is encoded by the coding sequence ATGACGGTAGAAGAACACGAAGACAAAGTCATTGTGTCGCTCGACAGCGACCCCTCCACCAGCGTGACCATCTTGAAGTATGGGGCCACCGTGGTGTCCTGGAAGCTTCGTGGCAAAGAGCAATTGTGGGTTTCTAGTGCCGCCAAATTAGACGGGTCCAAGCCCGTGAGAGGCGGAATTCCTCTTGTATTCCCCAACTTTGGCAAGACCAAGGACGAGTCCCACGCCACTGCAGCACTCCCGCAACACGGGTTTGCTCGGAACTCGACGTGGGAATTTTTGGGCCAGACCACCCAAAGCCCATTGACAGTCCAGTTTGCTCTTAGTCCTGATGAGGCCAACAGCGACATTTATAAGTTATGGGGTGATGGCACCAACGACTTCACGTTGATCTACTCCATTGGGTTGTCCGACACGTTGCACACACAGATCGAGGTGGAAAACACCGGTAAACAGGCGTTTGATTTCCATTGGTTGTTCCATACCTACTTTAAGGTGGAGGACATTGAGGACATTAttgtcaacaacttgacggAAGAAAAATGCTACGACCAGTTGTTACAGTCATGGTACACCGAAAAGGCGCCCATGGTGAACTTCAACGAGGAGTTTGACCGGATTTATAAGGATATTCCTGAGGAAAAGGTGTTGCAAATCATTGACAAGGGCTATGTTTTACAGAACCTTCGAAGATCTGGGTTGCCAGATGCGGTGGTGTGGAATCCGTGGATCAAAAAGTCCGAAGGAATGGCGGACTTTGAACCTAAGCTGGGATACTTGAACATGTTGTGTGTTGAGTGTGGAAATGTGACGGATTTCGTGAAGTTGGAGCCTGGAAAAGCTTGGACCGGCTCCCAGACGTTCCAGGTGGGTGGAGAGATTCTTGTCCAATCCAATATATTTGCCTGA
- the AUR1 gene encoding Phosphatidylinositol:ceramide phosphoinositol transferase (IPC synthase) (COG:I; EggNog:ENOG503NUF8) — MSLLRSKIVQKPYQLFHYYFLSEQAPDSSLANLSFETDISITINKFKNHRWKRNEIAHYGFLSSVILFVFFIFPASFLIKLPILSVFGLCFLVPLTSQFFLHALPVFSWLALFFTCGKIPEEWKPAISVKFLPAMETILYGDNLSNVLATITTPTLDILAWLPYGLVHFVFPFVVAALIFVFGPPTALNSFGFAFGYLNLVGVLIQICLPAAAPWYKNLYGLQPANYSMSGSPGGLGRIDDILGFDMYTTAFSNSPMIFGAFPSLHSACAIMDVLFLSWLFPSLTVAWWGYGCWLWWSTMYLTHHYFFDLTSGALLSISVFTYTKYVHLPVMDRTKFCRWSYTEIPKVNINQMNPLTFNFNNDYVYNDLENQQPDILLSNPYQQSSSSSSGQPQSSLGIELENYSRSRQSSKVFLPQASGLPTIEDEETSSFDNSATTSVFDEVEQLSTIHFNTSLEDYDKRKPKKH, encoded by the coding sequence ATGTCTCTACTAAGGTCAAAAATCGTCCAGAAACCGTATCAGTTGTTTCACTACTACTTTCTTTCCGAACAGGCCCCCGATTCGTCGCTCGCCAACTTGCTGTTCGAAACCGACATCCTGattaccatcaacaaattcaaaaatcaCCGCTGGAAACGCAATGAGATAGCTCACTACGGGTTCTTGTCatcggtgattttgtttgtgttcttcatcttccCGGCCTCTTTCCTAATAAAGTTGCCCATCTTGCTGGTATTTGGATTGTGTTTTCTTGTGCCATTAACCAGCCAGTTTTTTCTTCACGCTCTTCCGGTGTTCAGCTGGTTGGCGTTGTTCTTCACCTGCGGTAAGATCCCCGAGGAATGGAAACCGGCCATTCTGGTGAAGTTCTTGCCGGCCATGGAAACCATTTTGTACGGAGACAACTTGTCCAATGTGTTGgccaccatcaccactccCACCTTGGACATCTTGGCATGGCTTCCGTATGGCTTGGTGCACTTTGTTTTCCCGTTTGTGGTGGCGGCCCTTATCTTTGTATTTGGTCCTCCCACCGCGTTAAACTCGTTTGGGTTTGCTTTTGGCTACTTAAACTTGGTGGGAGTGTTGATTCAAATCTGCTTGCCGGCCGCTGCTCCATGGTATAAAAACTTGTACGGGTTGCAGCCTGCCAACTATTCGATGAGTGGTTCCCCTGGTGGTTTGGGCAGAATCGACGACATTTTGGGTTTCGACATGTACACCACTGCGTTTTCCAACTCTCCGATGATTTTTGGAGCATTTCCCTCGTTGCACTCGGCCTGTGCCATTATGGACGTGTTGTTCTTATCGTGGTTGTTCCCTTCATTGACGGTGGCCTGGTGGGGTTATGGCTGCTGGCTTTGGTGGTCCACCATGTACTTGACTCATCACTACTTTTTTGACTTGACCAGTGGGGCCTTGTTATCCATCTCCGTGTTCACCTACACCAAGTATGTCCACTTGCCGGTGATGGACAGGACCAAGTTCTGTCGGTGGAGCTATACCGAGATCCCCAAGGTCAACATCAACCAGATGAACCCGTtaaccttcaacttcaacaatgacTACGTGTACAATGACcttgaaaatcaacaaccagACATTCTTTTGAGTAACCCCTACCAGcagtcatcatcatcatcatcggGGCAACCCCAGTCCAGTTTGGGGattgagttggaaaactaTTCAAGATCCAGGCAAAGCTCCAAGGTTTTTTTACCCCAGGCCAGTGGCTTGCCCACCAttgaggatgaagaaaccTCGTCATTTGACAACTCGGCCACCACGTCGGTATTTGACGAGGTCGAACAACTTAGCACTATTCACTTCAACACATCGTTAGAAGATTATGATAAGAGAAAACCCAAGAAACACTAG
- the MRP17 gene encoding mitochondrial 37S ribosomal protein bS6m (COG:J; EggNog:ENOG503P45S) encodes MYYELMAVARITDGINKHKEAMKIASTVGKLILNNRGVIRDITSMGPKFLPKIISKNQERHFEGYHFLMGFDVSSTVQQELLRTLRKDPRVLRASIIKRNTHRNLNPGPTFSS; translated from the coding sequence ATGTATTATGAGCTTATGGCGGTGGCCAGAATCACCGACGGGATCAACAAACATAAGGAGGCGATGAAAATTGCTTCCACCGTGGGgaagttgattttgaacaacagAGGTGTCATCAGAGACATCACCAGTATGGGTCCCAAGTTCTTACCCAAGATCATCAGTAAGAACCAAGAGAGACATTTTGAAGGCTACCACTTTCTTATGGGATTTGACGTGAGCTCCACCGTGCAGCAGGAGTTGTTGAGGACCCTTAGAAAGGATCCTAGGGTTTTGAGAGCCAGCATCATCAAGAGAAATACCCATAGAAACTTGAATCCAGGTCCTACGTTTCTGTCGTGA